The Mucilaginibacter sp. PAMB04168 genome contains the following window.
GGTCGAGTGCTTTCGCTACTGCTGCCTTGTCTAAGTCTTTATCTGTACTGATGTACCAGCGGTCAATCAGTTCATCACCACGATGTATGGTTGCGACCACAAATTCCTGTATCGCGGTATCATAAGCATCCTCCATATCTTGTATGGCTTTGTTCATTTGCAAAACAGAAAGCTGCGAACCAGCTACGTTCAAAAACTGCTTGGTACGACCGGTTATCTTAATCTCGTAGCGGCTTTTGTCGGTAAAAATAATGGTATCCCCTATCATGTAACGCCAGGCGCCCGATACGGTAGAGATAAGCAAAACATATTCTTGCTCTTCTTCTACATCGGCAAGGGTAAGTACCTCGGCTCCCTCCACAATAGCGCCTTCGCTGGTGATGTTCTTATCCTCGAAAGGCACAAATTCAAAGTAGATTCCGTTATCAACTACGAGTGACATGGCTGATGTATGCGGCCGTTTTTGCATAGCCAAAAAACCTTCGGAAGCCAGGTAAGTGTCGATGTAAACCAGCGGGTGTGCAAGTAGTTTTTCAAAACTCTTTTTGTAGGGATCAAATGCTACGCCGCCTGTAGTATATACGGCCAGGTTGGGCCAAAGCTCGTGAATGTTTTCTAAGTTGTGTTGCTTAATAATTTCTTTCAGCATCAGCTCAATCCATGCCGGGATGCCCGACAGGCTGCCTATATCCCAGTTGGGCGCCTGCTTGGCAATTTCTTTAATACGCTCGTCAAAATCGCTAATGTTGGCAATTTCCTTACCAGGCTTATAATAACCCCGAAACCAGAACGGAATATTGCTGGCGCTTATACCACTTATTTCGCCAGCTAAATGACCTTTAATATCTTTTAAATCTGTACTGCTACCGAGCATGAGAATTTGTTTTTCAAAAAACTCTGCAGGCAAATCGAAATTAGCTAAAGCAGCCACCTGCTGCATGCCCGACCGGCGGATGGCAGCCAGCATTTCATCAGTTACAGGTATGGTTTTGCTATGACTGGTAGTACCGCTGCTGAGCGCCAGGTAGTGGGTGCTACCAGGCCAGGTCACATTGTCTTCGCCGTCAACCACGCGGTGCCACCATTCTTTAAAAAGGCGGTCATAGTCAAAAACCGGTATACCTTCAGCAAAAGCTTTAGCAACATCAGCACTGTTTAAGATGCTTTCGAAATTATAGTGCTTGCCAAAATCAGTATTGGCGGCTTCGGTCAGTAAACTAACTAAAACTTCTTTTTGCGCCTCAACCGGGTCTGGTTGTTTAACAAGTTTATCAGTAAAATCAATCGCCTTTTTTATCAGTTCCCCTATTATTGCCATAGCATTTCTTATTCTGTTACACATAACAGGAATAACACCGAATTGATTTAAGAAATGTACGTCATGATAAACACACTTGTTTACCCACCGACTAAAATGGCAGTTGTATTAAGGTGTTTTATCAGCTTAAAATTACTTCTTCTGTTCTGCCGGGCGCCAGCAAGGCTGCCCCCTATCATATAGAGAATATTAGGCAGCAAAAGGTCTTAAACTGCCGTAAAATACATTATTTCTTTCCAGACTTTAGCCAGTAACTTATACCAACTTGGAACGGACTGTACGATTGGGTATAGCCACCCATACTGTTGCGCACTTTGTAAGCAGGCAGGGCTAGGTAACGTGCATCAATGTTAAACTGCTTAATAGTGATACTCATGCCTGCTGTAAAACCTAAATTAACTTTACTGCTAACAACCGTACTTTTAAATACCGAATCAATGGTCTTGCTCCGCCGAAGCGTATCCCTGAAACCAGCAACCGTGCCTAACCTGGTTGATACACTGCTTTGCTTACCGGCAAAACTAACTACCGCGCCGGCTTTAAGGCTAATAAAGTTGTTTACTCTATACCCAAGCGTAAGCGGCAAATCAATTACCTGTAATTTTCGAGAATCGTTTATGGAGAAGGCTGATGAAGAGTCGGGCTGAAAAAAGCTGGGATGCGTGTAGCTGCCCGACAATGTTCGCGGACTGTTGTAACGCAATGCAACGCCAATAACCCAACGATTGGTTAATGCATAATTACCGGCTACACCAACATAAAAGCCACTAATTTTACCGGCTACGTTAATCCCGGTTTCAAACCCGTAGTTAGCGGTCGGAGTAAGTATTGGTTGAATTGTTTTTTCCTTTTGAGGTTTTAACCTTTTGGATTTGGTTTTAGCTGCGGTACTTTTGTCGTTTATGGCGGTTGTTTTTAATTCCGGCTTTCCGTCAGCTATCAGCAAAGATCTATTTCCGGTAATTTTACTGTGCAGGGCTTCGTCACTAACTATTAAAAAGTCCTGACCTGCACTTTGCGAACTGCTTGAGCCGCTTCCTTTAAGGGGGTAGGACTTAAGCTCTTCATGATTTTCTTTCACACCCGTCCCAATCCTCTCAGCCCTAAATACACTTTCCTTATCTTTATAAACGCCTGTTTTTAAGACGGCTGCATTGATGCTGTTCTGCTTGTTATTAACACGCGATGAATACGGACTGCCAGATAAACGTCTTTGAGTTGCCCCTCCTGCCTGTACCGCTCTCCCAGAATTGCCCGGTTTACTATTTGGATCATAAGTGCCTTTTGATACCGGAGCCTTTGTTTTATTAAACAAACTAACCTTGTCATGCGCTTCCTTTAGGCTAACCGGTGTATGCAAGCTATTTGCTGAATTGTTCTTTGAGGTAGTTATACTTTCGTCGGCAGAATCTTGCCTGCTTTTCAAATTGTTGTAACTTGCTGGAATACTATCAATAGATTGGATATTACCGATACTACTATCGGTTTGCAATGCTCCGTTAAGAGTACTACTGTCGGTTAATAAAAGCTTGCTCTGTGCTGAATCACCCTTTGAACGGTACTCGTATTTCTTTTGCACTTTAACTACGGCCTTTTGCTTAGCCGGCGGTTTTACGGCAAACCAAGTTGCCGTGCCTATCATGGCGGCAGCAGGCAATACATAACCGGCCATTGTGATAATTTTGGCAATAAGGGATTTTGCAGCCGGGGCAGCTGTAGTTATTGGATTTACAGGCAAATGTGCATCCAACCGTTGTTGCATAACAGTCCAGGCTGCGCCCGCATCGCTTTTAACAGGCAACTTATCCAGCTTGCTACGCCAAAGTTTACTATACCATGCTGAATTTTTCATGTTGCCTTATTTTGTTTTTCAGTTGGTTGGTTAACTTCACTCATTATGGGCTCCAGCAATACTCTAAGTTGCTTTTTTGCTTCAGATAAATGCCACCTGGAGGTACTTTCACTTATATGTAGATGTTCGCTTATTTCATGGTG
Protein-coding sequences here:
- a CDS encoding GH3 auxin-responsive promoter family protein, which gives rise to MAIIGELIKKAIDFTDKLVKQPDPVEAQKEVLVSLLTEAANTDFGKHYNFESILNSADVAKAFAEGIPVFDYDRLFKEWWHRVVDGEDNVTWPGSTHYLALSSGTTSHSKTIPVTDEMLAAIRRSGMQQVAALANFDLPAEFFEKQILMLGSSTDLKDIKGHLAGEISGISASNIPFWFRGYYKPGKEIANISDFDERIKEIAKQAPNWDIGSLSGIPAWIELMLKEIIKQHNLENIHELWPNLAVYTTGGVAFDPYKKSFEKLLAHPLVYIDTYLASEGFLAMQKRPHTSAMSLVVDNGIYFEFVPFEDKNITSEGAIVEGAEVLTLADVEEEQEYVLLISTVSGAWRYMIGDTIIFTDKSRYEIKITGRTKQFLNVAGSQLSVLQMNKAIQDMEDAYDTAIQEFVVATIHRGDELIDRWYISTDKDLDKAAVAKALDQNLKDNNKNYAVARTRALKDVEVETVPVEFFHKWSEENKKLGGQVKIPRVMKEEQFLEWEEFVKKHRA
- a CDS encoding outer membrane beta-barrel protein → MKNSAWYSKLWRSKLDKLPVKSDAGAAWTVMQQRLDAHLPVNPITTAAPAAKSLIAKIITMAGYVLPAAAMIGTATWFAVKPPAKQKAVVKVQKKYEYRSKGDSAQSKLLLTDSSTLNGALQTDSSIGNIQSIDSIPASYNNLKSRQDSADESITTSKNNSANSLHTPVSLKEAHDKVSLFNKTKAPVSKGTYDPNSKPGNSGRAVQAGGATQRRLSGSPYSSRVNNKQNSINAAVLKTGVYKDKESVFRAERIGTGVKENHEELKSYPLKGSGSSSSQSAGQDFLIVSDEALHSKITGNRSLLIADGKPELKTTAINDKSTAAKTKSKRLKPQKEKTIQPILTPTANYGFETGINVAGKISGFYVGVAGNYALTNRWVIGVALRYNSPRTLSGSYTHPSFFQPDSSSAFSINDSRKLQVIDLPLTLGYRVNNFISLKAGAVVSFAGKQSSVSTRLGTVAGFRDTLRRSKTIDSVFKSTVVSSKVNLGFTAGMSITIKQFNIDARYLALPAYKVRNSMGGYTQSYSPFQVGISYWLKSGKK